In Magnetospirillum sp. XM-1, a single window of DNA contains:
- a CDS encoding DUF2155 domain-containing protein: protein MMRRVLLAMALLTAVAAQAQTPPAAPPAAPAAPPQMSGTDLSFDTAVLQGLDKVTARVVTVEAPVGAPVHVGALEIIVRACKKRRPEDQPESAAFLDIWELRKDQPAAALFRGWMFASSPALSAMEHPVYDIWVLDCRGKAR, encoded by the coding sequence ATGATGCGGCGAGTTTTGCTGGCGATGGCGCTGTTGACGGCGGTGGCGGCCCAGGCCCAGACTCCGCCTGCCGCGCCTCCGGCCGCACCTGCCGCCCCGCCCCAGATGAGCGGCACCGACCTGTCCTTCGACACGGCGGTGCTGCAGGGCCTCGACAAGGTGACGGCCCGGGTGGTGACGGTGGAGGCCCCGGTGGGCGCCCCGGTGCATGTGGGGGCGCTGGAGATCATCGTGCGGGCCTGCAAGAAGCGCCGCCCCGAGGACCAGCCGGAAAGCGCCGCCTTCCTCGACATCTGGGAATTGCGCAAGGACCAGCCGGCGGCGGCCCTGTTCCGTGGCTGGATGTTCGCCTCCAGCCCGGCGCTCTCGGCCATGGAGCACCCGGTCTACGACATCTGGGTTCTCGATTGCCGGGGCAAGGCGCGCTAA
- a CDS encoding MlaD family protein: MGRNLIETIMGAVVLAVAGFFLVFAYTHANIKKIEGYEISATFASVGGLDTGADVKINGIKVGTVASQSLDPVTYDAVVKLSIAHGVTLPADTVASVSSEGLLGGKFVKLTPGKSATKIAAGGALGPSKNFKSIEEMVGQLIFLATTDNQPPSAPAAKE; the protein is encoded by the coding sequence ATGGGACGGAATCTGATCGAAACCATCATGGGGGCCGTGGTTCTGGCGGTGGCGGGCTTCTTCCTGGTCTTCGCCTACACCCACGCCAACATCAAGAAGATCGAGGGCTACGAGATCTCGGCCACCTTCGCCAGCGTCGGAGGCCTGGATACCGGTGCCGACGTCAAGATCAACGGCATCAAGGTGGGCACCGTCGCCTCGCAATCCCTGGATCCGGTGACCTACGACGCGGTGGTGAAGCTCTCCATCGCCCACGGCGTCACCCTGCCCGCCGACACGGTGGCCAGCGTCTCGTCGGAAGGGTTGCTGGGCGGCAAGTTCGTCAAGCTGACGCCGGGCAAGTCGGCGACCAAGATCGCCGCCGGCGGCGCGCTGGGGCCGTCCAAGAATTTCAAGTCCATCGAGGAGATGGTCGGCCAGCTGATCTTCCTGGCCACCACCGACAACCAGCCGCCTTCCGCTCCGGCCGCCAAGGAATAG
- a CDS encoding Hachiman antiphage defense system protein HamA: MVQFNDWCLSVDEQIGNHFRRVMTGQAASLPNGIQATAAVVPGHYASEEQVARALARLGKSAAAALVQGKLPTTKAIRSGDLGEIFATEWIDAHSGGYQAPIKRLRWKDHRNMAMRGDDVIGILQDAQTQRLHFLKTEAKSRASLTAQVLTEARAGLDKDGGLPSAHALSFISARLLELDNLPLADAIDDALLKHGIRAENVRHLLFTFSGNAPEALLTASLQSYRGPINQWGIGLHVEGHAAFIGAVYERVIADANNA, translated from the coding sequence GTGGTGCAGTTCAATGATTGGTGCCTTTCGGTGGACGAGCAGATCGGCAACCACTTCCGCAGGGTGATGACCGGCCAAGCCGCAAGCCTTCCGAATGGAATTCAGGCAACGGCGGCCGTCGTGCCGGGGCACTACGCGTCGGAAGAACAGGTGGCACGCGCACTCGCCCGTCTTGGAAAGTCGGCTGCGGCTGCGCTGGTCCAGGGCAAGCTCCCGACCACGAAGGCGATCCGCTCCGGGGATCTTGGCGAAATCTTCGCAACGGAATGGATTGATGCGCATAGCGGCGGCTATCAAGCTCCGATTAAGCGTCTGCGCTGGAAAGACCATCGCAACATGGCTATGCGCGGCGACGACGTCATTGGCATTCTGCAAGACGCCCAGACCCAGCGCCTCCATTTCCTAAAAACGGAGGCGAAGAGCCGCGCCAGCCTGACAGCCCAGGTCCTCACCGAAGCCCGGGCCGGCCTGGACAAAGATGGTGGACTACCGTCTGCCCACGCGCTTTCCTTCATCTCGGCACGCCTTCTTGAGTTGGACAATCTGCCACTCGCCGACGCGATCGATGACGCGTTGCTCAAGCATGGAATCCGGGCGGAAAACGTCCGACATCTGCTCTTCACCTTTTCCGGCAATGCGCCGGAGGCCTTGTTAACGGCCTCGCTGCAGTCTTACCGGGGACCAATCAATCAGTGGGGGATCGGCCTGCATGTAGAGGGGCACGCCGCCTTCATCGGCGCCGTCTATGAGCGAGTGATTGCCGATGCCAACAACGCCTGA
- a CDS encoding outer membrane lipid asymmetry maintenance protein MlaD has protein sequence MVSRVDRDTITGGAVVLVGAALLMLAFAIGGKSAETGDGYVLKARFNRADGINVGSAVRLSGSAVGKVVEQTLDERYRAVLTLQLRKDIALTSDTAAVIYTDGLLGAKFIELKPGGDEQMLKPGAEIQYTQDAVVIEDLLDMIIQQGRAKRGYLDKPLPSTTN, from the coding sequence ATGGTCAGCCGCGTTGATCGCGATACCATCACGGGCGGCGCCGTCGTCCTGGTCGGCGCCGCGCTGCTGATGCTGGCCTTCGCCATCGGCGGCAAGAGCGCCGAGACCGGCGACGGCTATGTGCTGAAGGCCCGCTTCAACCGCGCCGACGGCATCAACGTGGGCAGCGCCGTGCGCCTGTCGGGCTCGGCCGTGGGCAAGGTGGTCGAGCAGACCCTGGACGAACGCTACCGCGCCGTCCTGACCTTGCAGCTGCGCAAGGACATCGCGCTCACCAGCGACACGGCGGCGGTGATCTACACCGACGGCCTGCTGGGGGCCAAGTTCATCGAACTGAAGCCCGGCGGCGACGAGCAGATGCTCAAACCCGGCGCGGAAATCCAATACACCCAGGATGCGGTGGTCATCGAGGACCTTCTGGACATGATCATCCAGCAGGGCCGCGCCAAGCGCGGCTATCTCGACAAGCCCCTGCCGTCCACCACCAATTGA
- a CDS encoding TniQ family protein: MLRLRVPLLPGESATSFCSRLAHRNRCPSVGEFCRDMGFAFRDVITGTDEALLQLANLGGADIEQLRSCALRFDGFDYACGNNLIEPALRRSMNQLMVCPACVAADLSRWGDAGAAAPAGRTAWLLTPVSICVEHHVALVAADIRPKNAHWRAAEFHDFASRIQPFLREIEHQLDTAERRVPTELECYLHARLSATKPAINELVDALPFYAVPQASLVIGTFLRFGPRAGLKHLSDDQRREVETTGFDILSAGQDALRAALRAGMEHWPKGKNAAGANAFFGTLHTWLLYRKGDSAYEFLRNAIREVMVSATAMRA; encoded by the coding sequence ATGCTCAGGCTCCGCGTCCCCCTTCTCCCCGGCGAAAGTGCCACCAGCTTCTGCTCACGTCTCGCCCATAGGAACCGGTGCCCGTCCGTTGGGGAATTTTGCCGCGACATGGGCTTTGCGTTTCGCGACGTAATCACCGGCACTGACGAGGCCCTTTTACAGCTCGCGAACCTCGGTGGGGCCGATATCGAGCAACTACGGTCCTGTGCCCTAAGGTTTGACGGATTCGACTACGCCTGCGGAAACAACCTGATCGAGCCCGCCCTCCGACGCTCTATGAACCAACTCATGGTGTGTCCGGCTTGCGTCGCAGCCGATCTTTCCCGGTGGGGTGATGCTGGCGCAGCAGCCCCCGCCGGCCGGACGGCTTGGCTCCTTACCCCGGTCTCGATCTGCGTCGAGCACCACGTCGCCCTGGTCGCTGCCGATATTCGGCCCAAGAATGCACATTGGCGGGCTGCTGAATTCCACGATTTTGCCTCCCGAATTCAGCCCTTCCTTCGGGAGATCGAACACCAATTGGATACTGCTGAACGGAGAGTACCAACCGAGTTGGAGTGCTATCTCCATGCACGCCTCAGCGCCACCAAGCCGGCGATCAACGAATTGGTTGATGCTTTACCTTTCTATGCCGTCCCCCAGGCCAGCCTAGTCATCGGTACATTCCTCCGCTTTGGCCCCAGGGCAGGCCTGAAGCACCTCTCCGATGATCAGCGACGCGAGGTGGAAACTACCGGATTCGACATCCTCAGCGCCGGTCAAGACGCTCTTCGCGCCGCCCTTCGTGCCGGCATGGAGCATTGGCCCAAGGGCAAGAACGCGGCCGGTGCAAACGCTTTCTTTGGAACCCTTCACACCTGGCTTCTTTATCGAAAGGGGGACAGCGCCTATGAGTTTCTCAGAAATGCGATTCGCGAGGTGATGGTATCAGCCACCGCAATGCGGGCATAG
- a CDS encoding DMT family transporter has translation MVTPRTWGLTAITMVAFAANSLLCREALRHTAIDPASFTLIRIASGALVLALLARMRQGGASGGNWGSALALVGYAVAFSFAYLSLSAGTGALLLFGAVQMTMIGSGLMAGERLRPLQSTGLLLALGGLVALLLPGVTAPEPVGAGLMIVAGVAWGVYSLRGRKETDALAANAGNFLRGVPLAALACLGMAVAGEPRVDAMGLAYAVASGGVASGMGYALWYVAVRGLPATQAATVQLSVPVITALAGAALLGEALSLRLALASVAVLGGIALVVARRR, from the coding sequence ATGGTGACGCCGCGCACCTGGGGGTTGACGGCGATCACCATGGTGGCGTTTGCCGCCAATTCCCTGCTGTGCCGTGAGGCGCTGCGCCACACCGCCATCGATCCCGCCAGCTTCACCCTGATCCGCATCGCCTCGGGCGCCCTGGTGCTGGCCCTGCTGGCGCGGATGCGCCAAGGCGGGGCTTCGGGCGGCAATTGGGGCTCGGCCCTGGCCCTGGTGGGCTATGCGGTGGCCTTTTCCTTCGCCTATCTGTCGCTGTCGGCCGGGACCGGCGCGCTGCTGCTGTTCGGCGCGGTGCAGATGACCATGATCGGAAGCGGCCTGATGGCGGGCGAGCGGTTGCGGCCGCTTCAGTCGACGGGCCTGCTGCTGGCCCTGGGCGGCCTGGTGGCGCTGCTGCTGCCCGGCGTCACGGCGCCCGAGCCGGTGGGGGCGGGGTTGATGATCGTGGCGGGTGTCGCCTGGGGCGTCTATTCCCTGCGCGGCCGCAAGGAAACCGACGCCCTGGCGGCCAATGCCGGCAATTTCCTGCGCGGCGTGCCGTTGGCGGCGCTGGCCTGCCTTGGGATGGCCGTGGCGGGCGAGCCGCGGGTGGATGCAATGGGGCTGGCTTACGCCGTGGCCTCGGGCGGCGTCGCCTCGGGCATGGGCTATGCGCTGTGGTACGTGGCGGTGCGCGGCCTGCCGGCCACCCAGGCGGCCACGGTGCAGCTCAGCGTGCCGGTGATCACCGCGCTGGCCGGGGCGGCCCTGCTGGGCGAGGCGCTCAGCCTGCGCCTCGCCCTGGCCTCGGTCGCGGTGCTGGGCGGCATCGCCCTGGTGGTGGCGCGGCGGCGCTGA
- a CDS encoding DEAD/DEAH box helicase, which produces MPTTPEAIAADIAEAATAGFRGRLIARGQARAIIWRDGVLPPDAPAFAPQLSYDLHSYGYALLNLGLRLRELGGNAAQARTAFEQAATALEAVIAKGNRQEADQDFHFIIAAASYHLAHLSARAYSLLALVEADENFANTERLLALLMRRNFTALRANVLDYRASGQGSDARIAAAIQANLDQAEADADLAYGDSALLFDGLDTALTDVFIAAMSIFLLALERGEKPLLDQAMEQLRTGLSICSEMNMLPQWWTYRIAIHLLSDLWSNTFHEKVPLQPVGSEAADWPRMRELFIALLQRREKAEVDLWPSQIEAATRAVDQSDDLVVSLPTSAGKTRIAELCILRCLAGGKRVVFITPLRALSAQTETTLQRTFGPLGKTISALYGSIGVSGFDEDAIRERDIVVATPEKLDFALRNDPSLLDDVGLLVFDEGHMIGLNEREVRYEVQIQRLLRRPDAHQRRIVCLSAILPDGDQLDDFAGWLRRDHPGGLIKHDWRPTRLRFGEVVWSSPTARLNLRVGDERPWVQRFLTGSAPPNWVPPKKRRTRLFPGDQRELCLATAWRLVEDGQTVLIFCPERRSVEPFADVIVDLHERSALSSLLGAAPAVLNTAIALGEEWLGPDSAILKCLRLGVALHHGALPTAYRKEVERLLRDNVLKVTISSPTLAQGLNLSATAVVMHSLHRYGELIDISEFKNVIGRAGRAYARIAVADTITSRIAFLRNS; this is translated from the coding sequence ATGCCAACAACGCCTGAGGCAATCGCGGCTGACATCGCAGAAGCGGCAACCGCCGGCTTTCGCGGCCGCCTTATTGCGCGCGGCCAGGCGCGCGCAATAATTTGGCGAGATGGCGTGCTTCCGCCCGACGCCCCGGCCTTTGCCCCGCAACTCAGCTACGACTTGCATTCCTACGGCTATGCCCTTCTCAACCTCGGCCTTCGCCTGCGTGAACTCGGCGGTAACGCTGCACAGGCGCGCACCGCCTTCGAGCAGGCGGCCACCGCCCTTGAGGCCGTGATCGCCAAGGGGAATCGCCAGGAGGCCGATCAGGACTTCCACTTCATCATTGCCGCAGCGAGCTATCATCTCGCGCATCTCTCCGCCCGAGCATACTCCCTGCTCGCGCTCGTAGAAGCCGACGAAAATTTCGCGAATACAGAACGGCTGCTTGCCCTTTTGATGCGGCGAAATTTCACCGCCCTGCGCGCCAATGTGCTCGACTATCGGGCATCTGGCCAAGGCAGCGATGCCCGAATTGCGGCCGCCATTCAGGCTAACCTCGATCAAGCCGAGGCAGATGCCGACTTGGCCTATGGCGACAGCGCGCTCCTCTTCGACGGACTCGACACGGCACTGACCGACGTCTTCATTGCGGCCATGTCGATATTCCTTCTTGCGCTGGAACGCGGCGAGAAGCCACTGCTCGATCAGGCGATGGAGCAGCTTCGGACAGGTCTCTCCATCTGCAGCGAGATGAATATGCTGCCGCAATGGTGGACGTATCGAATAGCGATCCACCTACTGTCGGACCTCTGGTCGAACACCTTCCATGAGAAGGTGCCGCTCCAGCCCGTTGGCAGCGAAGCAGCTGACTGGCCTCGAATGCGCGAGTTGTTCATCGCGCTACTCCAACGGCGGGAGAAGGCTGAGGTCGACCTGTGGCCGTCACAGATCGAGGCAGCAACCCGCGCGGTGGACCAATCCGATGATTTAGTGGTATCGCTGCCCACCAGCGCTGGCAAAACACGCATCGCCGAGCTGTGCATCCTGCGCTGCCTCGCCGGCGGCAAGCGAGTGGTTTTCATCACGCCACTGCGCGCGCTGTCAGCGCAAACCGAAACGACCCTGCAGCGGACCTTCGGTCCGCTCGGCAAAACGATCTCGGCGCTCTATGGTAGCATCGGTGTAAGCGGCTTCGATGAGGATGCGATCCGTGAACGCGATATCGTCGTCGCGACCCCGGAGAAGCTCGACTTCGCGCTCCGCAACGACCCGTCCCTTCTTGATGACGTCGGCCTGCTCGTCTTCGACGAAGGTCACATGATCGGCCTCAATGAGCGCGAGGTCCGCTACGAGGTGCAGATCCAACGGCTGCTTCGCCGCCCGGACGCGCACCAGCGCCGGATCGTCTGCCTATCTGCAATCCTACCTGACGGCGACCAACTCGACGACTTTGCTGGGTGGCTGCGGCGGGATCACCCGGGCGGCCTGATCAAGCATGATTGGCGGCCGACCCGGCTGCGGTTCGGTGAGGTCGTCTGGTCATCGCCCACTGCGCGCTTGAACCTACGTGTCGGCGACGAGCGCCCCTGGGTCCAGCGTTTCCTTACAGGGAGCGCACCTCCGAACTGGGTGCCGCCAAAGAAGCGTCGTACCCGCCTTTTCCCCGGCGACCAGCGAGAACTCTGTCTCGCGACGGCCTGGCGGCTGGTCGAGGATGGACAGACTGTCCTCATTTTCTGCCCGGAGCGGCGCAGCGTCGAGCCATTTGCAGATGTGATCGTCGATCTCCATGAGCGCAGCGCGCTAAGCTCGTTGCTCGGGGCCGCTCCTGCCGTCCTCAACACAGCAATCGCCCTCGGCGAAGAGTGGCTCGGACCCGACAGCGCCATCCTCAAGTGCCTGCGCCTCGGCGTTGCACTGCACCACGGCGCCCTGCCTACGGCCTACCGCAAAGAAGTCGAGCGCCTGCTACGCGACAACGTCCTCAAGGTCACCATTTCGTCACCGACACTGGCGCAGGGGCTCAATCTGTCCGCCACCGCCGTCGTCATGCACTCTCTCCATCGCTATGGCGAACTGATCGATATATCCGAGTTCAAGAACGTCATCGGGCGAGCCGGACGGGCCTATGCCCGCATTGCGGTGGCTGATACCATCACCTCGCGAATCGCATTTCTGAGAAACTCATAG
- a CDS encoding vitamin B12-dependent ribonucleotide reductase gives MRVQRHYTKSGETAYDGIVFRKATSEIRNPDGSVVFSAADIEVPADWSQVACDVLAQKYFRKAGVPAKLKRVAEKGVPDWLCRHEPDAEALAKLPEKERIVGEKSAKQVFDRLAGTWTYWGWKGGYFNAEDDALAFRDEMACMLARQMGAPNSPQWFNTGLHWAYGIDGPGQGHSYVDFKTGKLVRSKSAYEHPQPHACFIQSIEDDLVNEGGIMDLWVREARLFKYGSGTGTNFSRLRGEGEKLSGGGRSSGLMSFLKIGDRAAGAIKSGGTTRRAAKMVVVDVDHPDIENFISWKVREEQKVAALVAGSRLAQRCLTEVMAACREWDGQDGEARFDPKINKRLKKAIIDGRKCEIPENYLQRVIQFARQGYTQIDFPVLDTDWDSEAYLTVSGQNSNNSVRVDNAFLNAVINDGEWNLKHRNSTKIAKTLKARDLWEQIGEAAWACADPGIQFDTTINEWHTCPESGRINASNPCSEYMFLDDTACNLASLNLLCFRNEDGSFDVEGFRHACRLWTMVLEISVLMAQFPSPKIAELSYEFRTLGLGYANVGGLLMAAGIPYDSEKGRALIGAITALMTGESYATSADMAEELGAFEGFEKNRAAMMRVIRNHRRAAHGMGTGYEGLSVTPVPLDAANCPDAPLLAASRQAWDEALAKGEKHGFRNAQATVVAPTGTIGLVMDCDTTGIEPDFALVKFKKLAGGGYFKIINRMVPEALANLGYNEGDIAEIIRYAVGHASLRGAPHINHDTLKAKGFDDSMLDKIESQLESAFDIKFVFNKYGLGEQFCTETLGIPKEKLDDYSFDMLAFLGFSRQEIDAANTYVTGAMTLEGAPFLKDEHLAVFDCASPCGRIGKRFLSVDSHIRMMAAAQPFISGAISKTINMANNATVEDCKNAYMLSWRLGIKANALYRDGSKLSQPLQAALLEDAGELADDLADASMAARTEIVAERMVERVISQVHARRKLPDRRKGYIQKAIVGGHKVYLHTGEYEDGKLGEIFIDMHKEGAAFRAMMNNFAIAISVGLQYGVPLEEFVEAFTFTRFEPSGMVEGNDTIKMSSSILDYIFRELAISYLGRNDLAHVEPADLTPDTVGRGAQENLPEAAVAAAAAQQLAVVEKVASRGYVRSSNLLFMTRGSGPTSVSADISGGAMQLAAAAQSAVSVAVNAEALIQEFDARAEQIRAARMKGYEGDACPECGNFTLVRNGTCLKCDTCGGTTGCS, from the coding sequence ATGCGCGTCCAGCGTCACTACACCAAGTCCGGCGAAACCGCCTACGACGGAATCGTGTTCCGCAAGGCGACCAGCGAGATCCGCAACCCCGACGGTTCGGTGGTGTTCTCCGCCGCCGACATCGAGGTCCCCGCCGACTGGTCGCAGGTGGCCTGCGACGTCCTGGCCCAGAAGTATTTCCGCAAGGCCGGCGTGCCCGCCAAGCTGAAGCGCGTCGCCGAAAAGGGCGTGCCCGACTGGCTGTGCCGCCACGAGCCCGATGCCGAGGCCCTGGCCAAGCTGCCCGAGAAAGAGCGCATCGTCGGCGAGAAGAGCGCCAAGCAGGTGTTCGACCGCCTGGCGGGCACCTGGACCTATTGGGGCTGGAAGGGCGGCTATTTCAACGCCGAGGACGACGCGCTGGCCTTCCGCGACGAGATGGCCTGCATGCTGGCCCGCCAGATGGGCGCCCCCAATTCTCCGCAGTGGTTCAACACCGGCCTGCACTGGGCCTACGGCATCGACGGCCCCGGCCAGGGCCATTCCTATGTGGACTTCAAGACCGGCAAGCTGGTCCGCTCCAAGTCCGCCTACGAGCATCCCCAGCCCCACGCCTGCTTCATCCAGTCCATCGAGGACGACCTGGTCAATGAAGGCGGCATCATGGATTTGTGGGTGCGTGAAGCCCGCCTGTTCAAGTACGGCTCGGGCACCGGCACCAACTTCTCGCGGCTGCGCGGCGAGGGCGAGAAGCTGTCGGGCGGCGGCCGCTCGTCGGGCCTGATGAGCTTCCTCAAGATCGGCGACCGCGCCGCCGGCGCCATCAAGTCGGGCGGCACCACGCGCCGCGCCGCCAAGATGGTGGTGGTGGACGTGGACCACCCCGACATCGAGAACTTCATCTCGTGGAAGGTGCGCGAAGAGCAGAAGGTGGCCGCCCTGGTGGCCGGTTCCCGCCTCGCCCAGCGCTGCCTGACCGAGGTGATGGCCGCCTGCCGCGAGTGGGACGGCCAGGACGGCGAGGCCCGCTTCGACCCCAAGATCAACAAGCGCCTGAAGAAGGCCATCATCGACGGCCGCAAGTGCGAGATCCCCGAGAACTACCTGCAGCGTGTCATCCAGTTCGCGCGCCAGGGCTATACCCAGATCGACTTCCCGGTGCTGGACACCGACTGGGATTCCGAGGCCTACCTGACCGTCTCGGGCCAGAATTCCAACAACTCGGTGCGCGTGGACAACGCCTTCCTGAACGCCGTGATCAATGACGGCGAGTGGAACCTGAAGCACCGCAACTCGACCAAGATCGCCAAGACGCTGAAGGCCCGCGACCTGTGGGAGCAGATCGGCGAAGCCGCCTGGGCCTGCGCCGATCCGGGCATCCAGTTCGACACCACCATCAACGAGTGGCACACCTGCCCCGAATCGGGCCGCATCAACGCGTCGAACCCCTGCTCGGAATACATGTTCCTGGACGACACCGCCTGCAATCTGGCGTCCTTGAACCTGCTGTGCTTCCGTAACGAGGACGGCTCCTTTGACGTCGAGGGCTTCCGCCACGCCTGCCGGCTGTGGACCATGGTCCTCGAGATCAGCGTGCTGATGGCCCAGTTCCCCTCGCCCAAGATCGCCGAGCTCTCCTACGAGTTCCGCACGCTGGGCCTGGGCTACGCCAATGTGGGCGGCCTCTTGATGGCCGCCGGCATTCCCTATGACAGCGAGAAGGGCCGCGCCCTGATCGGCGCCATCACCGCCCTGATGACCGGCGAGTCCTACGCCACCTCCGCCGACATGGCCGAGGAGCTGGGCGCCTTCGAGGGCTTCGAGAAGAACCGCGCCGCCATGATGCGGGTGATCCGCAACCATCGCCGCGCCGCCCATGGCATGGGCACCGGCTACGAGGGCCTGTCGGTCACCCCGGTGCCGCTGGACGCCGCCAACTGCCCCGACGCGCCTTTGCTGGCCGCGTCCCGCCAGGCCTGGGACGAGGCGCTGGCCAAGGGCGAGAAGCACGGCTTCCGTAACGCCCAGGCCACCGTGGTCGCCCCCACCGGCACCATCGGCCTGGTGATGGATTGCGACACCACCGGCATCGAGCCCGACTTCGCCCTGGTGAAGTTCAAGAAGCTGGCCGGCGGCGGCTACTTCAAGATCATCAACCGCATGGTGCCCGAGGCGCTGGCCAATCTGGGCTACAACGAAGGCGACATCGCCGAGATCATCCGCTACGCGGTCGGCCATGCCTCCTTGCGCGGCGCGCCGCACATCAACCACGACACCCTGAAGGCCAAGGGCTTCGACGATTCCATGCTGGACAAGATCGAGTCCCAGTTGGAAAGCGCCTTCGACATCAAGTTCGTGTTCAACAAGTACGGCCTGGGCGAGCAGTTCTGCACCGAGACCCTGGGCATCCCCAAGGAGAAGCTGGACGACTACAGCTTCGACATGCTGGCCTTCCTGGGCTTCTCGCGCCAGGAGATCGACGCCGCCAACACCTACGTCACCGGCGCCATGACCCTGGAAGGCGCGCCCTTCCTGAAGGACGAGCACTTGGCCGTCTTCGACTGCGCGTCCCCTTGCGGCCGCATCGGCAAGCGCTTCCTGTCGGTGGACAGCCACATCCGCATGATGGCCGCCGCCCAGCCCTTCATCTCGGGCGCCATCTCCAAGACCATCAACATGGCCAACAACGCCACGGTCGAGGATTGCAAGAACGCCTACATGCTGTCCTGGCGTCTGGGCATCAAGGCCAACGCGCTGTACCGCGACGGCTCCAAGCTTTCGCAGCCGCTGCAGGCCGCCTTGCTGGAAGACGCGGGCGAGCTGGCCGACGATCTGGCCGACGCCTCCATGGCGGCCCGCACCGAGATCGTCGCCGAGCGCATGGTGGAGCGGGTGATCTCCCAGGTGCACGCCCGGCGCAAGCTGCCCGACCGCCGCAAGGGCTACATCCAGAAGGCCATCGTCGGCGGCCACAAGGTGTATCTCCACACCGGCGAGTACGAGGACGGCAAGCTGGGCGAGATCTTCATCGACATGCACAAGGAAGGCGCCGCCTTCCGGGCCATGATGAACAACTTCGCCATCGCCATCTCGGTGGGCCTGCAGTACGGGGTGCCGCTGGAGGAGTTCGTGGAGGCCTTCACCTTCACCCGCTTCGAGCCCTCGGGCATGGTGGAAGGCAACGACACCATCAAGATGTCGTCCTCCATCCTGGACTACATCTTCCGCGAGCTGGCCATCTCCTATCTCGGCCGTAACGACCTGGCCCATGTGGAGCCCGCCGACCTCACCCCCGACACCGTGGGCCGCGGCGCCCAGGAGAACCTGCCGGAGGCCGCCGTGGCCGCCGCCGCCGCCCAGCAGCTGGCGGTGGTCGAGAAGGTGGCGTCGCGCGGCTACGTGCGCTCGTCCAACCTGCTGTTCATGACGCGGGGCTCGGGCCCCACCTCGGTGTCGGCCGACATCTCGGGCGGCGCCATGCAGCTGGCGGCCGCCGCCCAATCGGCGGTCAGCGTCGCGGTCAACGCCGAAGCCCTGATCCAGGAGTTCGACGCCCGCGCCGAACAGATCCGCGCGGCGCGCATGAAGGGCTATGAAGGCGACGCCTGCCCCGAATGCGGCAACTTCACCCTGGTGCGCAACGGCACCTGCCTGAAGTGCGACACCTGCGGCGGCACCACCGGCTGCTCCTAA
- a CDS encoding NADH:ubiquinone oxidoreductase subunit NDUFA12 produces MATLGTLLFTWAKGKLVGTDAEGNRYYTERSEAKGRRTKRWVIYNGKVDASRVAPEWHAWLHYTADKPLTDVARQPWQQPHQPNKTGSAGAYLPPGHDLAGGKRDRATGDYEAWQP; encoded by the coding sequence ATGGCGACGCTGGGCACCCTGCTTTTCACCTGGGCCAAGGGCAAGCTGGTTGGAACCGATGCCGAGGGCAACCGCTATTACACCGAGCGCAGCGAGGCCAAGGGCCGGCGCACCAAGCGCTGGGTGATCTATAACGGCAAGGTCGACGCGTCGCGCGTCGCTCCCGAATGGCACGCCTGGCTGCACTACACCGCCGACAAGCCTCTGACCGACGTGGCGCGCCAGCCCTGGCAGCAGCCGCACCAGCCCAACAAGACCGGCTCGGCCGGGGCTTACCTGCCCCCCGGACACGATCTGGCCGGCGGCAAGCGCGACCGCGCCACCGGCGATTACGAGGCGTGGCAGCCCTGA